A genome region from Anaerolineae bacterium includes the following:
- a CDS encoding polymer-forming cytoskeletal protein: MKKGKKADSINTFLGSDAGIEGKIEFWGTIRIDGKVKGKICSNGGTVVVGEKAVIDADIVVDKAIIMGEINGSINAKNRIEIYPPGRVVGDIQANVILIEAGAVFNGKCSMKNREISSEKPIDSAKKLNNLKTNKI, translated from the coding sequence ATGAAAAAAGGAAAAAAGGCAGACTCGATAAACACATTTTTGGGGTCTGATGCCGGTATTGAAGGAAAAATCGAATTTTGGGGTACTATAAGGATAGATGGGAAGGTTAAAGGTAAAATTTGCAGTAATGGAGGCACTGTCGTAGTAGGAGAAAAAGCCGTTATTGACGCGGACATTGTTGTTGACAAGGCGATCATCATGGGTGAGATCAACGGCAGTATAAATGCAAAAAACAGAATTGAAATTTATCCTCCAGGCCGTGTTGTCGGCGATATTCAGGCAAATGTTATTTTAATCGAAGCCGGTGCTGTGTTTAATGGAAAATGCAGCATGAAAAACAGGGAAATTTCATCAGAAAAGCCGATAGATTCCGCTAAAAAACTTAATAATTTAAAGACAAATAAAATCTAA
- the atpH gene encoding ATP synthase F1 subunit delta, whose translation MKNLAIARRYAKALLLIGKEDGQAETYREELDGIAGLVSREAELEQAICNPLYDVSSRKKVLQAIIDKLSPSKTMRSYLLLLFDKGRIGFLQSISEFYHTLADELKGVARASLISATELTSETVEKISNALSKRTGKEVILEVKQDAGLIGGIITRIGDLVLDGSVKTQLLNMRESLKRGESV comes from the coding sequence ATGAAAAATTTGGCTATAGCACGGCGTTATGCCAAAGCGCTTCTGCTTATTGGTAAAGAAGACGGACAGGCTGAAACCTATAGAGAGGAACTGGATGGTATCGCAGGGTTGGTTTCAAGAGAGGCAGAGCTTGAGCAGGCGATTTGCAATCCTCTTTATGATGTTTCAAGCCGTAAAAAGGTATTGCAGGCAATCATTGATAAATTGAGTCCTTCTAAAACCATGAGAAGTTATCTTCTATTGCTTTTTGATAAAGGAAGGATTGGGTTCCTGCAGAGTATAAGCGAATTTTATCACACGCTTGCTGATGAGTTAAAGGGCGTTGCTCGTGCCAGCCTGATTTCGGCTACTGAGCTTACATCGGAAACCGTTGAAAAAATCAGCAATGCTTTATCAAAAAGGACTGGTAAGGAAGTTATTCTTGAGGTAAAACAGGATGCTGGACTTATAGGTGGGATTATTACGAGGATTGGGGATCTTGTTTTAGATGGCAGTGTTAAAACACAATTACTCAACATGAGAGAATCTTTAAAAAGGGGTGAGAGTGTCTAA
- a CDS encoding ATP synthase F0 subunit B, protein MVSVDGSVIIQIVNFIFLMWILNVVLYKPIRKVLIQRKEKIGGLEQKIDMVGKDIKEKDDAFGLGIKEAKAKGLNEKGVLLQEASDKEKEIIEKINKKAQADLAEIRAKIAKDVEVASESLRQELDSFANAIGQKILGRAF, encoded by the coding sequence ATGGTTAGTGTTGATGGATCAGTTATTATACAGATCGTCAATTTCATCTTTTTGATGTGGATTTTAAATGTCGTTTTATATAAACCGATCCGGAAGGTTCTGATCCAAAGAAAGGAAAAAATTGGCGGTCTTGAGCAGAAAATTGATATGGTCGGGAAGGATATAAAAGAGAAAGATGATGCGTTTGGCCTGGGAATTAAGGAGGCAAAGGCCAAGGGATTGAATGAAAAAGGGGTTTTGTTACAGGAAGCCTCTGATAAAGAAAAAGAGATAATTGAAAAAATAAATAAAAAGGCTCAGGCAGATTTGGCGGAGATTCGTGCAAAAATCGCAAAAGATGTTGAAGTAGCCAGTGAGTCGTTGCGGCAAGAACTTGATTCATTTGCAAACGCTATTGGTCAAAAAATTCTGGGGAGGGCTTTTTAA
- a CDS encoding ATP synthase F0 subunit B gives MKLFNKKEPCVSRKCNLIAVIMIVVAVLMFSGVAWSSSGGGETKGWVATDTYKVMNFTVLIVALFFLLRKPVAQALNARIKGIRDQLNDLELKKKEAEKKLAEYNEKLSLLDKEAENIIAEYVKQGKEAKARILEHAELEVKKLEDQAARNIKNELKLAKSKLQEEIFEKALIKAEEIIKSRITGEDQDKLIDEYLEKVVA, from the coding sequence ATGAAACTGTTTAATAAAAAAGAGCCTTGTGTTAGCCGGAAGTGTAATTTAATTGCAGTTATTATGATCGTCGTTGCGGTTTTAATGTTTTCCGGAGTAGCCTGGAGTTCATCTGGAGGGGGCGAGACAAAAGGCTGGGTGGCTACGGATACTTACAAGGTCATGAATTTCACTGTTTTAATCGTGGCCCTGTTTTTCCTTTTACGCAAGCCCGTGGCTCAGGCGCTAAATGCGCGCATTAAAGGGATAAGGGATCAGCTAAATGATCTGGAACTTAAGAAAAAAGAGGCTGAGAAAAAGCTGGCCGAATATAATGAAAAGCTTTCCCTGTTAGACAAGGAGGCTGAAAATATAATTGCAGAATACGTTAAACAGGGGAAAGAGGCCAAAGCAAGAATACTTGAGCATGCTGAATTAGAAGTCAAGAAACTTGAGGACCAGGCCGCCAGAAATATTAAAAATGAATTAAAACTGGCCAAGTCAAAACTCCAGGAGGAGATATTTGAGAAAGCCCTTATAAAGGCTGAAGAGATTATAAAAAGCAGAATTACCGGTGAAGATCAGGATAAACTTATAGATGAATATTTAGAGAAGGTGGTGGCCTAA